A genomic window from Paenibacillus sp. FSL K6-0276 includes:
- a CDS encoding ABC transporter permease: MDKILTIGWNMVKRTIGTRKGVLIYILLPCIVLAGIVSVTGTMGENPAVVLYSNMDNGAAGKHLLTELKNSGEYKFLEKSDETALIEGVVDQNGEAGILIPAGFTSALLAGEEPQISVYELKTNETSVMIKLKASAIADDMRNTAALIGAANEGSSDSAAQFTTVMQRAEQHSVGSIRTDYNLYPREGLGAVTGLTLMFLMGLVTSSVSLIMDDRKGRTMMRMFSAPVRSYEIALGNFLGSFMVGLIQIVVVLALGRWVLHYDYEVPMYLYFLVLAAFMLVSMGIASTVAGLIRNPNNAGMLNALILTPTCMLGGCFWPLSIMPDYMQKAANFVPQKWAIQAVDIAANGGGWNELWLPFAILGLMAVVLLAIGSAILRPSEAGINA; encoded by the coding sequence ATGGATAAAATCTTAACGATTGGCTGGAACATGGTGAAGCGAACCATTGGTACTAGGAAAGGTGTGCTCATATATATTCTGCTTCCTTGTATTGTACTTGCTGGTATTGTTTCTGTTACTGGAACGATGGGGGAGAACCCAGCTGTTGTGCTGTATTCCAATATGGATAACGGAGCTGCAGGTAAGCACTTGCTCACTGAACTAAAGAATTCTGGAGAATATAAATTTCTAGAAAAGTCTGACGAGACTGCCTTAATAGAAGGAGTTGTCGATCAGAATGGAGAAGCGGGGATTCTAATTCCAGCAGGCTTCACTTCAGCTCTACTTGCAGGGGAAGAGCCACAAATTAGTGTGTATGAGCTCAAGACGAATGAAACTTCCGTTATGATTAAATTAAAAGCAAGCGCAATTGCTGATGATATGCGGAATACCGCTGCCTTAATTGGAGCAGCTAATGAAGGATCCAGCGACTCCGCCGCACAGTTTACTACTGTCATGCAAAGAGCGGAACAGCACAGTGTAGGCAGTATACGAACCGATTATAATCTGTACCCACGGGAAGGATTAGGAGCCGTAACGGGCTTAACGTTAATGTTCCTGATGGGGCTAGTCACGAGTTCAGTGTCTCTTATTATGGATGACCGGAAAGGTCGCACAATGATGCGGATGTTCAGCGCTCCGGTCCGTTCTTACGAGATTGCTCTTGGTAATTTTCTGGGTAGTTTCATGGTTGGGCTGATTCAGATTGTCGTAGTTCTCGCCTTGGGACGCTGGGTGCTGCACTATGACTATGAAGTCCCAATGTATCTATATTTCCTAGTTCTTGCCGCATTTATGCTGGTGTCTATGGGGATCGCCAGTACAGTGGCAGGGTTAATTCGTAATCCTAATAATGCCGGGATGTTGAATGCCCTTATTCTAACACCGACTTGTATGCTTGGAGGCTGTTTCTGGCCTTTATCCATTATGCCGGACTATATGCAGAAGGCGGCTAACTTTGTTCCGCAAAAATGGGCCATCCAAGCGGTCGACATCGCTGCAAACGGCGGTGGCTGGAATGAGTTATGGTTACCTTTTGCCATTCTGGGTCTCATGGCCGTCGTACTGCTGGCGATTGGTTCTGCAATTCTCCGTCCGAGCGAAGCGGGAATTAACGCTTAG
- a CDS encoding ABC transporter permease, with amino-acid sequence MKTWTIMIYELRRLFSSRSMILNMFLLPLLLIFLLGASLSNVVGDKGASQIDPVRVGVVNLSGEGYESSVMMDSFLKTTELKDIITPVMVNSREAAESGLRTGKYGYAVIVPLGFDSKVQSGETAQLEFILGKKRTDNMVAGTVFDNFLNNLNYKQSVAMTLGPAALNVTALSTSNQPSVKLGELSEGGYSYTSSQFYAVSMMLMFLLYSGLTVTTSLFNEKENHTLFRINSMPVKGSQLFIGKMLGVGIVSIVQCAAIIILTNVLFGVNWGNRPGLLLLFCLLMIVASMTLSIVISMFSKTGASARSVVTVLTVSMTFISGGMAPLPESWVNSVGIFTINHWAMQAILKMMLHADVSQIMPNLGVLSLICLVLFSAAAISYRKVGYHG; translated from the coding sequence ATGAAGACATGGACGATTATGATCTACGAGCTGCGCAGGTTATTTAGCTCACGGTCGATGATATTAAATATGTTTTTGCTGCCACTGCTGTTAATCTTTCTACTAGGTGCTTCGCTCTCTAATGTCGTCGGTGATAAAGGGGCCTCCCAGATTGATCCGGTACGAGTGGGTGTAGTGAATCTTTCTGGAGAAGGCTATGAAAGCTCTGTAATGATGGATAGTTTTTTGAAAACAACCGAGCTTAAGGATATCATTACTCCGGTTATGGTAAATAGTCGAGAGGCGGCAGAAAGCGGTCTGCGGACAGGGAAATATGGTTATGCGGTCATTGTTCCTCTGGGCTTTGATAGCAAGGTACAGAGCGGTGAAACCGCACAGCTGGAGTTTATACTCGGCAAAAAACGTACAGACAATATGGTCGCAGGGACGGTATTCGATAATTTTCTGAACAATCTTAATTACAAGCAGTCAGTGGCGATGACGCTAGGTCCAGCAGCTTTGAACGTTACAGCACTAAGTACCAGTAATCAGCCTTCTGTTAAACTTGGAGAACTTAGCGAAGGAGGGTATTCCTATACTTCTTCCCAATTCTATGCGGTGTCCATGATGCTAATGTTCCTACTCTATAGTGGATTGACTGTAACAACCTCGCTTTTTAATGAAAAAGAAAATCATACGCTTTTCAGAATAAATTCAATGCCTGTCAAAGGCTCACAGCTATTCATTGGTAAAATGCTTGGTGTAGGAATTGTAAGTATCGTTCAATGCGCAGCGATTATTATTCTAACGAATGTGTTATTCGGTGTGAATTGGGGAAATCGTCCGGGCTTGCTACTCCTATTTTGTCTGCTAATGATTGTGGCATCTATGACGTTATCTATCGTTATTTCTATGTTTAGCAAGACTGGAGCAAGCGCAAGAAGTGTGGTTACGGTACTCACTGTGAGTATGACCTTCATTAGCGGAGGAATGGCGCCACTTCCAGAATCGTGGGTGAACTCTGTAGGGATCTTTACAATTAACCATTGGGCAATGCAGGCTATCTTGAAAATGATGCTACATGCCGATGTATCGCAAATCATGCCGAATTTGGGAGTTTTATCGCTGATCTGTCTAGTTTTGTTCAGTGCAGCGGCTATTTCGTACCGGAAGGTGGGTTATCATGGATAA
- a CDS encoding ABC transporter ATP-binding protein: MAIAVLTDVVKRYEGKLTVDHVNMTIQEGEIFGLLGPNGAGKSTTISMICGLLKIDGGDIVIDGLPVTSQSLEVKKRIGLVPQDLALYDTMTAADNVTFFGKLYGLRGKLLKERVEEALTFTGLSDRAKEKPSTFSGGMKRRLNIACAIMHRPKLIIMDEPTVGIDPQSRNHILESVKELNRLGSTIIYTSHYMEEVAAICDRVAIMDKGHIIACGTEKELRERVAQEEKIVIKATNITPDLVHELNLHPRISRVEVKEGVVELYLPSSQGELQDILFIFSKHEGIIGSLNIEEPDLETLFLSLTGRTLRD, from the coding sequence ATGGCGATCGCAGTGTTAACCGATGTGGTGAAACGATATGAAGGTAAATTAACAGTGGATCATGTGAATATGACGATACAAGAAGGAGAAATCTTTGGCCTACTAGGTCCGAACGGAGCCGGTAAAAGTACAACGATCAGTATGATCTGCGGATTGCTTAAGATTGACGGGGGAGACATTGTTATTGATGGTCTGCCTGTGACTTCGCAATCCCTCGAGGTGAAGAAAAGAATTGGATTGGTTCCACAGGATTTAGCCCTGTACGACACCATGACAGCGGCGGATAACGTCACCTTTTTCGGGAAATTGTACGGTTTGCGTGGCAAGCTCTTGAAGGAACGGGTAGAAGAAGCTCTTACCTTCACAGGACTTAGCGACCGTGCCAAAGAGAAACCCTCTACCTTCTCTGGAGGGATGAAAAGACGTCTAAACATTGCTTGCGCTATTATGCATCGTCCGAAGCTGATTATTATGGATGAACCGACCGTAGGGATTGATCCGCAATCTCGTAATCATATCCTTGAATCGGTCAAGGAGCTAAATCGACTCGGTTCAACCATTATTTATACGAGTCACTACATGGAGGAAGTCGCAGCTATTTGTGATCGGGTAGCGATCATGGATAAAGGGCATATCATTGCCTGTGGTACGGAAAAAGAACTTCGTGAAAGGGTCGCTCAGGAAGAGAAAATCGTCATCAAGGCCACTAATATCACTCCAGATCTAGTCCACGAGCTGAATCTTCATCCGAGAATTAGCCGCGTAGAAGTAAAAGAAGGTGTAGTCGAACTGTATCTGCCATCTTCGCAAGGTGAGCTGCAGGATATTCTTTTTATTTTTTCCAAACATGAGGGGATTATTGGATCTCTAAATATTGAAGAGCCCGATCTGGAGACGCTATTCCTAAGCCTGACCGGACGGACCTTACGTGATTAA
- a CDS encoding sensor histidine kinase: protein MTRELNLLRYGLIIVPAFFTMYIYQYADYGIFTLHILMLLFLVVMVPKLPRSFHALISIIEVLFTTWLCYQYGSIMIFPAISALLYYSRLQPQGVPLVFTIVHLITLNVALWDSPQLLVTFINITFLLIAYLNELLQRAGRGREDTLHLYDELRKKHFELDEARNRLLEFNAQVEDAAQSKERIRISRQLHDDIGHRLIRIKMMMEAALQTLPTSPESGMQMMELIRDQLSASMDDMRSTVRRINYTPQLEGAYALDRLLEEIGRDTGIETSYQVHGIPYPLYPSIQVILYKNAREAITNALRHGKATAIWIKIEFSDAGITMEVSNNGILPEGNKLTKLPGSGGVGMKGISERTHLIGGTLELRQEPHFTVVTRLPVYKQGEIV, encoded by the coding sequence GTGACCAGAGAGCTAAACCTATTGCGTTATGGACTCATCATAGTTCCGGCTTTTTTTACTATGTATATCTACCAATATGCCGATTATGGAATCTTCACACTGCATATTCTAATGCTGCTATTCCTTGTGGTCATGGTCCCAAAGCTTCCCCGATCCTTTCATGCCTTGATAAGCATCATTGAAGTGCTGTTCACTACCTGGTTATGTTATCAGTACGGCAGTATCATGATTTTTCCGGCGATTTCGGCATTACTTTATTATTCCAGACTTCAGCCTCAAGGAGTGCCTCTCGTGTTTACGATAGTGCATCTGATTACTTTAAACGTTGCGCTCTGGGATTCTCCACAGCTCTTAGTAACTTTCATCAACATTACATTTCTGCTCATCGCCTATCTCAACGAACTATTACAGAGAGCTGGCCGGGGACGCGAGGATACCCTACACTTATATGATGAGCTGCGCAAAAAGCATTTCGAGCTTGATGAAGCCCGCAACCGACTTCTGGAGTTCAACGCCCAAGTCGAAGATGCAGCTCAGTCCAAAGAACGAATTCGAATCTCACGTCAACTCCATGACGATATCGGCCACCGCCTGATTCGCATTAAAATGATGATGGAAGCCGCACTGCAGACCTTACCAACCTCTCCTGAGAGCGGAATGCAGATGATGGAACTAATTCGAGATCAGTTGTCGGCCAGCATGGACGATATGCGCTCCACGGTAAGACGTATCAACTATACCCCGCAATTAGAGGGAGCTTACGCGCTAGATCGACTGCTCGAAGAGATCGGCCGCGATACGGGAATCGAGACCTCATACCAAGTACATGGCATTCCCTACCCGCTGTATCCTAGTATTCAGGTGATCTTGTATAAGAACGCCCGTGAGGCCATAACCAATGCCCTGCGTCACGGAAAAGCAACGGCGATCTGGATTAAAATCGAATTCAGTGATGCTGGGATTACGATGGAGGTTAGCAACAACGGGATACTTCCCGAAGGCAATAAACTAACCAAACTGCCGGGAAGTGGTGGCGTCGGGATGAAAGGAATATCCGAGCGAACACATCTGATCGGTGGAACCCTGGAACTGCGGCAGGAGCCTCATTTCACAGTGGTTACGCGGTTGCCCGTTTATAAGCAGGGAGAGATCGTATAG
- a CDS encoding response regulator transcription factor, whose amino-acid sequence MIKVMIVDDDPFIRQSLQVLIGMDPDIEVIGAVSDGNEALSLLQAGEMADVILMDIRMPGCGGVEATEKIKQVFSQVSILMLTTFDDDEYIIEALRNGASGYLLKNIPPDRIIQGIKTVYEGNMLIHPDIARKLATFLQPATRHESPQAQPLESFGLTKMELAVVASIAEGHTNKEIAGQLFLSEGTVKNYITDILSKLELRDRTQIAIFYLKNGRG is encoded by the coding sequence ATGATTAAAGTGATGATTGTAGATGACGATCCCTTTATTCGCCAAAGTCTACAAGTGCTGATAGGGATGGACCCGGATATTGAAGTGATCGGAGCTGTGAGTGACGGAAACGAGGCCTTGAGTTTGCTCCAAGCGGGGGAAATGGCCGATGTGATTCTAATGGATATTCGTATGCCAGGCTGTGGTGGTGTTGAAGCGACAGAGAAAATTAAGCAGGTTTTTTCGCAAGTTTCGATACTGATGCTAACCACCTTCGATGACGATGAGTATATCATTGAAGCGCTGCGCAACGGAGCCAGTGGATATTTACTCAAAAACATACCGCCAGACCGTATCATACAAGGTATCAAAACGGTCTATGAAGGTAACATGCTGATCCACCCTGATATCGCGCGCAAGCTAGCAACCTTTCTACAGCCTGCGACCCGCCACGAATCCCCACAGGCACAGCCGCTGGAATCTTTCGGACTGACCAAAATGGAACTGGCCGTTGTCGCTTCTATCGCTGAAGGGCATACCAACAAAGAAATCGCTGGACAGCTATTCTTAAGCGAGGGTACGGTCAAAAATTACATAACGGATATTTTAAGCAAATTGGAGCTGCGGGATCGTACGCAAATCGCTATTTTTTATTTGAAGAATGGGCGGGGATAG
- a CDS encoding PDZ domain-containing protein produces the protein MDIPALLVLAALLHMAEALLARRQGAKLATPLFLKGKRGMVVGGYQLQAFWPLPLFLLIPSGAGTMDLPWQPLLGGGLGIVSLPVIIGFSEMTQGMLPGRKAARTSGRLLIYSIVLLGLSLLASWWSPLTLLAALAAIVLHEGLSWYSALEERSISPIFVHPPRGRKVLAVLPGSPGQELGILPGEILLKVNGVLLTDAAQLHEALRMNPAFCKLEVLNREGESKYLQSPIYDGDHHQLGIILVPETDGAITAEAKPSSIFSIITMKTGTRSRNLPDGRLKRNKAAEAKKESAEG, from the coding sequence ATGGATATTCCCGCCTTGCTAGTGCTTGCTGCGCTACTGCACATGGCGGAGGCACTGCTGGCCCGCAGACAAGGGGCGAAGCTTGCGACGCCGCTCTTCTTGAAGGGCAAGCGCGGCATGGTTGTTGGCGGCTATCAGCTGCAGGCCTTCTGGCCGCTGCCGCTGTTCCTGCTGATCCCTTCGGGGGCAGGAACGATGGACTTGCCATGGCAGCCGCTATTAGGCGGCGGGCTTGGCATTGTCTCTTTGCCCGTCATCATCGGCTTTAGCGAGATGACGCAGGGCATGCTGCCCGGGCGCAAGGCGGCCCGTACTTCAGGACGGCTGCTGATATACAGCATCGTCCTGTTGGGCTTAAGCCTGCTTGCATCCTGGTGGAGCCCGCTGACCCTGCTCGCGGCGCTCGCAGCAATTGTGCTGCACGAAGGGTTAAGCTGGTACAGCGCTCTGGAAGAGCGCAGCATCAGCCCCATCTTCGTGCATCCACCGCGCGGCCGCAAGGTGCTGGCCGTGCTGCCGGGCAGTCCCGGGCAGGAGCTGGGCATCCTGCCCGGCGAGATCTTACTGAAGGTCAACGGGGTCCTGTTGACCGATGCGGCGCAGCTACATGAGGCGCTGCGCATGAATCCAGCGTTCTGCAAGCTGGAGGTGCTGAACCGTGAAGGGGAGAGCAAATACCTTCAGAGCCCGATTTACGATGGAGATCATCATCAGCTCGGCATCATTCTGGTGCCGGAGACAGATGGAGCGATTACTGCTGAAGCGAAGCCATCCAGCATCTTCAGCATCATCACGATGAAGACAGGTACTCGCAGCCGGAATCTTCCGGACGGTCGACTCAAACGGAACAAAGCCGCTGAAGCCAAAAAGGAATCGGCGGAAGGATAA
- a CDS encoding S41 family peptidase, which produces MLKKSTAAFMIIAALLCGSLVTLGVTGYSHVFGQAAGQGLASALQITGLQQKESQKLGTALSLIESNYYETVDREKLIDGAVNGMMEALGDPYSNYMGKETAEKFEESIEGSFSGIGAEVSSDNGKVVVVSPIKGSPAEKAGIQAKDIILSVNGESLEGVELNAAVAKIRGPKGSKATLKIQRSGSVEPLEFVLTRDDVKLETVYATMEKDGVGVIEVTQFSLNTADRFKEELGKLEKQGMKGLVIDVRNDPGGVLPIVIEMAEEFVPAGKNIVQIEYKDKKREVSTSKGSSKAYPVVVLMNKGSASASEILAGALQQSAGAKLIGDNSFGKGTVQTSFDKQLGDGSLLKVTIAKWLTPDGTWIHGKGIKPDIAVAQPDYFSVAPINKSVTLQYNMNNADVKSAQTMLDGLGYKPGRKDGYFDTGTKNAVKKFQSEAKLQVTGMIDAKTAEALELALIKVIQDPANDNQRNKGIAEIQKEIKAAASKK; this is translated from the coding sequence ATGTTAAAAAAAAGCACAGCGGCGTTTATGATTATCGCCGCCCTGCTATGCGGTAGTCTGGTGACCTTGGGTGTGACGGGTTATAGTCATGTTTTTGGACAAGCTGCAGGACAAGGCCTGGCCTCGGCGTTGCAGATTACTGGCCTACAGCAGAAGGAATCCCAGAAGCTTGGGACTGCTCTCAGTTTGATTGAGAGTAATTACTACGAGACGGTAGATCGGGAGAAGCTGATAGACGGTGCTGTCAACGGTATGATGGAAGCGCTGGGCGATCCCTATTCCAACTATATGGGTAAAGAAACAGCTGAGAAATTTGAAGAAAGCATTGAGGGTTCCTTTTCAGGTATCGGTGCGGAAGTCTCTTCGGATAACGGCAAGGTAGTCGTGGTCTCCCCGATCAAGGGCTCACCTGCTGAAAAAGCTGGGATTCAGGCCAAAGATATAATCTTGTCTGTCAACGGAGAATCGCTGGAAGGCGTCGAGCTGAATGCGGCTGTTGCCAAGATCCGCGGTCCGAAAGGCAGTAAGGCCACTTTAAAAATACAACGTTCCGGCTCTGTAGAACCTCTGGAGTTTGTCCTTACTCGGGATGATGTGAAGCTCGAAACGGTCTACGCAACAATGGAGAAGGACGGAGTAGGGGTAATCGAGGTGACTCAGTTCTCCCTGAATACCGCAGATCGATTTAAGGAAGAGCTTGGGAAGCTAGAGAAGCAAGGTATGAAGGGACTTGTCATTGACGTCCGTAATGATCCAGGGGGTGTGCTCCCGATTGTTATTGAAATGGCTGAAGAGTTCGTTCCAGCTGGAAAAAACATAGTGCAAATAGAGTATAAAGATAAAAAACGCGAAGTTAGCACCTCCAAAGGATCGAGCAAAGCTTATCCAGTGGTAGTGCTGATGAATAAAGGTAGCGCGAGCGCCTCGGAAATATTGGCGGGTGCCTTGCAGCAGTCTGCGGGAGCTAAGCTAATTGGTGATAATTCATTTGGTAAAGGCACGGTGCAGACGAGCTTTGACAAACAGCTCGGAGACGGCAGCTTGCTGAAGGTTACCATTGCTAAATGGCTTACACCGGACGGCACATGGATCCACGGCAAGGGGATTAAACCGGATATCGCGGTAGCGCAGCCGGATTACTTCTCAGTGGCTCCGATTAACAAGAGCGTGACGCTGCAATATAACATGAACAACGCTGATGTGAAGAGTGCACAGACGATGCTGGACGGCTTAGGCTACAAGCCTGGTCGCAAAGATGGCTATTTCGATACTGGCACTAAGAACGCAGTGAAGAAATTCCAGAGTGAAGCGAAGCTTCAAGTCACAGGCATGATTGATGCTAAGACAGCGGAGGCGCTGGAGCTGGCACTGATCAAGGTTATACAGGACCCTGCCAATGACAACCAACGGAATAAAGGGATTGCTGAAATTCAGAAGGAAATTAAGGCGGCAGCGTCGAAAAAGTAA
- a CDS encoding peptidoglycan DD-metalloendopeptidase family protein — protein MKKIAAGLAVMLLAVTIFQPSDGYAKKTSVAEIDKQLKQLQKEVQEAKTQQEKAASQTQEAQHYKNKTNLNLQYVLQQVDQVKGKMTDISTKISDTEQSLNVTATELDKAEARVASREEVLGSRVRLMYTDGAVSYLDVLLSSTSFADFLDRADSLKMIVDQDQELLVQHKLDKQTVIEKKQELEGQYAQAKQLYTSLEQQRSLLKEKEAEKQELIAFYDKQIQESDDLSEEQNEKLVKLASERSALETQKDKIKAEEAARRAAAAKAEAARRAAAAAKKAAASKGSSSSSSSSSSSDTGYSGGDGPFLLPVGSARISSPYGPRTHPITGEKGKVHTGVDFAVPQGTNIHAADSGTVILSEWWSGYGYCVIIDHGGGVWTLYGHIRKGGLRVSAGDKVNRGDVIAESGSTGNSTGPHLHFEVRIDGKIVNPMPYL, from the coding sequence TTGAAGAAGATTGCCGCCGGACTAGCCGTAATGTTACTAGCTGTCACTATATTCCAGCCCTCTGACGGATATGCCAAAAAAACAAGTGTTGCCGAAATCGACAAGCAGTTAAAGCAGCTACAAAAAGAGGTGCAGGAAGCTAAGACGCAGCAGGAGAAAGCGGCGTCCCAAACGCAGGAAGCACAGCATTATAAGAATAAGACGAATCTCAATCTGCAGTATGTATTGCAGCAAGTGGATCAAGTTAAGGGTAAAATGACCGACATCTCTACCAAAATTTCTGATACAGAACAATCTTTGAATGTTACGGCAACGGAATTGGATAAAGCAGAGGCGCGAGTTGCCTCAAGAGAAGAAGTCTTAGGGTCCCGTGTTCGGTTAATGTATACCGATGGAGCGGTTTCTTACTTGGATGTTTTGCTCTCATCGACAAGCTTCGCTGATTTTCTAGACCGCGCGGATTCACTTAAGATGATTGTGGATCAGGATCAGGAGCTGTTAGTTCAACATAAGCTGGACAAGCAGACGGTTATAGAGAAGAAACAGGAGCTTGAAGGGCAATATGCTCAAGCTAAGCAGCTGTATACTTCTTTGGAACAACAGAGAAGTCTGCTGAAAGAGAAAGAAGCTGAGAAGCAGGAGCTTATCGCATTCTACGATAAGCAAATTCAAGAAAGTGATGATTTAAGTGAAGAGCAGAATGAGAAGCTGGTCAAACTGGCAAGCGAACGCTCTGCGCTGGAAACGCAAAAGGATAAGATTAAGGCAGAGGAAGCGGCTCGTAGAGCAGCAGCGGCTAAGGCGGAAGCGGCTCGTAGAGCTGCGGCGGCTGCCAAGAAGGCTGCAGCTAGTAAGGGAAGCAGTAGTTCCAGCTCCAGTTCTAGCTCCAGTGATACGGGTTACTCAGGTGGAGATGGACCGTTTCTACTTCCTGTAGGATCAGCAAGAATCTCATCCCCTTATGGACCACGGACACATCCGATCACGGGCGAGAAGGGGAAAGTACACACCGGGGTCGACTTTGCGGTTCCACAAGGAACCAATATTCATGCGGCGGATTCCGGAACGGTTATCTTGTCTGAATGGTGGAGCGGTTACGGATATTGTGTAATTATTGATCATGGAGGCGGAGTTTGGACCCTCTACGGACATATACGCAAAGGCGGTCTTAGGGTTAGTGCTGGGGATAAAGTTAATCGCGGAGATGTGATTGCTGAATCTGGTTCCACAGGTAATTCAACGGGTCCCCATCTTCACTTCGAAGTACGGATTGACGGTAAGATCGTAAATCCTATGCCTTATCTCTAA
- the ftsX gene encoding permease-like cell division protein FtsX, giving the protein MSFKTFLRHMREGFKSVFRNGWMSIASITSIVVSLFILGVFILLVLNVNALTKEADSQVRINVHLALNVDQKMRETLQTEIGNMPEVSKIVFVSKDQGLKDLRADMGKDAAELLEGFDEDNNPLPDTLQVEVVEPTTVAFVAEKIEALNKTHADQPIYKVKYGKGSIETLFKITRAVRNIGFIFVAGLALMSMFLISNTIRVTILARRKEIGIMKLVGATNYFIRWPFFIEGALIGLIGSLITSGVLYLGYSGLESSVQGDPMLQLQLIPFSDIWILLIGMLVGLGVLIGVWGSTVSIRRFLKV; this is encoded by the coding sequence CTGGATGTCGATTGCTTCTATCACTTCCATTGTCGTCTCTCTCTTTATCCTAGGCGTATTTATCCTTCTTGTTCTTAATGTGAATGCTTTAACTAAAGAGGCAGACAGTCAGGTACGGATTAATGTGCATTTGGCACTAAATGTAGATCAGAAGATGCGTGAGACTTTGCAGACTGAAATTGGCAATATGCCGGAAGTTAGCAAGATCGTGTTCGTCTCCAAGGACCAAGGACTTAAAGATCTCCGTGCAGATATGGGGAAAGATGCAGCCGAGCTTCTAGAAGGGTTCGATGAAGACAATAACCCTCTCCCTGATACACTTCAGGTAGAAGTTGTTGAACCTACTACGGTAGCATTTGTGGCTGAGAAGATTGAAGCACTCAACAAGACACATGCTGATCAGCCCATTTACAAAGTGAAATATGGCAAGGGCTCGATAGAAACCTTGTTCAAAATAACACGCGCCGTGCGCAACATTGGTTTTATTTTTGTAGCAGGACTGGCTCTTATGTCTATGTTCCTCATCTCCAATACGATTCGGGTCACGATTCTTGCCCGTCGTAAGGAGATTGGCATTATGAAGCTGGTAGGCGCGACAAATTATTTTATTCGCTGGCCTTTCTTTATAGAAGGGGCACTGATTGGATTGATCGGATCGCTCATCACCTCTGGTGTCTTATATTTGGGTTACAGCGGTTTGGAGTCCTCCGTACAGGGAGATCCTATGCTCCAATTGCAGCTGATTCCATTCAGTGATATTTGGATTTTGCTCATCGGTATGCTAGTTGGGCTAGGCGTGCTAATCGGCGTCTGGGGAAGTACGGTTTCAATTCGTAGGTTCTTGAAAGTTTAA